A part of Neodiprion pinetum isolate iyNeoPine1 chromosome 4, iyNeoPine1.2, whole genome shotgun sequence genomic DNA contains:
- the LOC124217037 gene encoding uncharacterized protein: MDWILGIILVAAIILSVPSKIEALRMMELLIPKHVVRGQNVKLECNFELDKETLYSVKWYKDGNEFYRYVPKEMPPVINFLLPGVTVDIHNSTERSVVLQKVTLMSSGRYRCEVSAEAPSFTTVSDHADMLVIALPEEGPVITGRPGRQRFRVGDVVRFNCTSSKSKPPAILSWFINGEPVKAQYLRGPHITGVDHEGLETPVLGLEFRLQTNHFKRGDMKIKCLATIATVYWKSNEQSIEGDKPVKAPAMESRETRAQGHTHAEHILASSGRTTIESCLVLVTAALILLR, from the exons aAATCGAGGCTCTGAGAATGATGGAGCTACTGATACCGAAGCACGTTGTGCGGGGGCAAAACGTTAAACTCGAGTGCAACTTTGAGCTGGACAAGGAAACGCTTTATTCGGTAAAATGGTACAAAGATGGTAACGAGTTTTACCGATACGTCCCGAAGGAAATGCCGCCCGTTATCAACTTCTTACTGCCCGGCGTAACGGTCGAC ATTCACAATTCCACCGAAAGATCGGTCGTACTCCAAAAGGTCACGCTGATGAGCTCGGGTCGGTACAGATGCGAAGTTTCCGCGGAAGCTCCCTCGTTCACAACAGTTTCCGATCACGCGGACATGTTGGTTATCG CTCTACCAGAAGAAGGACCAGTGATTACAGGAAGGCCTGGACGACAACGATTCCGAGTCGGAGACGTTGTCCGTTTCAATTGCACTTCGTCGAAATCAAAGCCGCCAGCAATATTGAGTTGGTTTATTAACGGAGAGCCG GTCAAAGCTCAATACCTGAGAGGCCCGCACATTACGGGAGTTGATCACGAGGGGTTGGAAACCCCAGTTTTGGGTCTGGAGTTTCGTTTGCAGACGAATCACTTCAAGCGTGGCGACATGAAGATTAAATGTCTCGCGACGATAGCTACCGTGTACTGGAAATCGAACGAGCAGAGCATCGAGGGTGATAAACCGGTCAAAGCACCGGCCATGGAAAGTCGCGAGACCAGAGCCCAAGGGCACACTCATGCCGAGCACATATTGG CCAGCAGTGGTCGAACGACTATCGAATCTTGTCTGGTACTCGTGACAGCAGCGTTAATTTTACTGCGATAA
- the LOC124217040 gene encoding ubiquitin-like protein 4A, which produces MKIVVKILQGRECVVDILPSNTVLELKHKVSESLGIAVPHQKLIHTGKALADDQLLSFYPTIKDGCKLNLFVKKQIQSEGKSAQGDTGIQLFRSEMSRVLRHYYTESETQSIINEFMKDLKKKVDGLSYDDLERLATALLQDQESTT; this is translated from the exons aTGAAAATCGTTGTGAAAATTCTACAGGGAAGAGAGTGTGTAGTTGAC ATATTGCCGTCAAACACAGTCCTCGAGTTGAAACATAAAGTTAGTGAATCATTAGGAATCGCTGTACCGCATCAGAAGTTGATTCATACAGGAAAGGCTCTTGCAG ACGACCAGCTTCTGAGTTTTTATCCAACGATAAAAGACGGTTGCaagttaaatttatttgtaaagAAGCAAATTCAAAGTGAGGGTAAGAGTGCTCAAGGTGATACTGGCATCCAATTATTCAGAAGCGAGATGTCAAGAGTCTTGAGGCATTATTATACAGAATCTGAAACACAGTCGATAATTAATGAGTTTATGAAAGACTTAAAAAAGAAAGTAGACGGCTTGAGCTATGACGACTTGGAAAGATTAGCAACGGCTCTGCTTCAGGATCAAGAAAGTACCACTTGA
- the LOC124217036 gene encoding ribonuclease H2 subunit A yields MSEDEQKSEFAVEPNEAESINGVDHITSRADLTPYFVNSDHSVNKIHVSKVPQICRTEPCQLGVDEAGRGPVLGPMVYGISYAPLSEKQLLVDLGCADSKTLTEDQRDAIFDKICENDDKMGWAVEVISPNVIANSMYRRSKVTLNEVSMNSAIGLIRRAIEAGVNLAEVYVDTVGKPEKYQAKLKEIFPELKITVAKKADSTYPIVSAASICAKVSRDHALRAWQFREGENENEYGSGYPNDPVTKKWLTQNIDQVFGFPQLVRFSWSTAEKILESSALPVDWEEVNDEESTPNNQKISKFFSKVDTHNKVNRKKHTFFADRCLTNATSL; encoded by the exons ATGAGTGAAGACGAACAGAAATCAGAATTTGCAGTGGAACCAAACGAAGCTGAATCAATAAACGGTGTCGATCACATCACGTCCAGAGCCGATTTGACACCGTATTTCGTAAACAGTGATCATAGTGTGAATAAAATACACGTTTCAAAG GTGCCGCAAATTTGTCGCACAGAACCATGTCAGCTGGGAGTAGACGAGGCGGGTCGAGGTCCGGTTCTGGGTCCGATGGTTTACGGAATTTCGTACGCTCCGTTGAGCGAAAAGCAACTGCTGGTGGACTTGGGCTGTGCGGATTCGAAGACCCTGACTGAGGATCAAAGGGACGCAATTTTCGACAAGATATGTGAAAATGACGATAAAATGGGCTGGGCAGTAGAAGTAATATCACCCAATGTCATAGCGAACAGCATGTACAGGCGTAGCAAAGTTACGCTTAACGAGGTATCGATGAACTCTGCAATCGGATTGATCAGGAGGGCGATAGAGGCGGGAGTCAATCTTGCCGAGGTCTACGTTGACACTGTtggaaaacctgaaaaatatCAAGCAAAACTGAAGGAGATATTTCCCGAACTTAAAATAACCGTTGCAAAAAAGGCTGACTCCACTTATCCTATCGTTAGTGCGGCTAGTATCTGTGCCAAAGTATCCAGGGACCATGCGCTGAGAGCGTGGCAATTTAGGGAGGGTGAAAACGAGAACGAGTATGGTAGTGGGTACCCAAATGATcctgtaacaaaaaaatggCTCACTCAGAACATCGATCAAGTTTTTGGCTTCCCGCAATTAGTCAGGTTCAGTTGGTCGACAGCTGAGAAAATTCTTGAGTCAAGCGCTCTACCTGTTGATTGGGAAGAGGTCAACGACGAAGAATCTACCCCGAATAATCAAAAGATATCTAAATTCTTTAGCAAAGTTGATACGCACAATAAAGTTAACAGGAAGAAACACACGTTCTTTGCAGACAGGTGCTTGACCAACGCGACTAGCCTCTGA